Proteins co-encoded in one Cynocephalus volans isolate mCynVol1 chromosome 11, mCynVol1.pri, whole genome shotgun sequence genomic window:
- the SEC22C gene encoding vesicle-trafficking protein SEC22c isoform X2 produces the protein MSMIFFACVVRMRDGLPLSASTDFYHTQDFMECRRRLKTLALQLAHYPGRGSTEGGDFRIYFSSSGNVACMAICSHQCPAAMVFCFLETLWWEFTASYDTTCICLASRPYAFLEFDSIIQKMKWHFNHISSSQMESSLEKVQEELEIQPPVVVTLEDTDVANGVVNGHTPMHLEPAPNFRMEPVTALGILSLVLNIMCAALNLIRGVHLAEHSLQVAQEQIGNILAFLIPFVACIFQCYLYLFYSPARTVKVMLMLLFICLGNVYLHGLRNLWQILFHIGVAFLSSYQILTRQLQEKQSDSGV, from the exons ATGTCCATGATCTTTTTTGCCTGCGTGGTACGGATGAGGGATGGACTGCCCCTCTCAGCCTCTACTGACTTTTACCACACCCAAGATTTTATGGAATGCAGGAGACGGCTCAAGACGTTAGCCTTGCAGCTGGCCCACTACCCAGGTCGAGGTTCCACAGAAGGTGGTGACTTCCGTATATA tttttcatcTTCAGGGAATGTAGCCTGCATGGCTATCTGCTCCCACCAGTGTCCAGCAGCCATGGTCTTCTGCTTCCTGGAGACCCTATGGTGGGAATTCACAGCTTCCTATGACACCACGTGCATTTGCCTAGCCTCCAGGCCATACGCTTTCCTCGAGTTCG ataGCATCATTCAGAAAATGAAGTGGCATTTTAACCACATCAGTTCCTCTCAGATGGAGAGCAGCTTGGAAAAAGTTCAGGAGGAGCTTGAGATCCAGCCTCCAGTGGTTGTCACTCTGGAGGACACAGACGTGGCAAATGGGGTGGTGAACGGTCACACACCAATGCATTTGGAGCCTG cTCCTAATTTCCGAATGGAACCAGTGACAGCCCTGGGTATCCTCTCCCTTGTCCTCAACATCATGTGTGCCGCATTGAATCTCATTCGTGGAGTTCACCTTGCAGAACATTCTTTACAG GTTGCCCAGGAGCAAATTGGAAACATTCTggcttttcttattccttttgtAGCCTGCATTTTCCAG TGTTATTTGTACCTGTTCTACAGCCCAGCCAGGACTGTGAAAGTGATGCTAATGCTGCTCTTCATTTGCCTGGGCAACGTGTACCTGCATGGGCTGAGGAACCTCTGGCAAATCCTCTTCCACATAGGAGTGGCTTTTCTGTCTTCATATCAGATACTGACAAGGCAGCTTCAGGAGAAGCAGTCCGATAGTGGAGTGTAA
- the SEC22C gene encoding vesicle-trafficking protein SEC22c isoform X1 — MSMIFFACVVRMRDGLPLSASTDFYHTQDFMECRRRLKTLALQLAHYPGRGSTEGGDFRIYFSSSGNVACMAICSHQCPAAMVFCFLETLWWEFTASYDTTCICLASRPYAFLEFDSIIQKMKWHFNHISSSQMESSLEKVQEELEIQPPVVVTLEDTDVANGVVNGHTPMHLEPEMIFTRHLLFFNCEAPNFRMEPVTALGILSLVLNIMCAALNLIRGVHLAEHSLQVAQEQIGNILAFLIPFVACIFQCYLYLFYSPARTVKVMLMLLFICLGNVYLHGLRNLWQILFHIGVAFLSSYQILTRQLQEKQSDSGV; from the exons ATGTCCATGATCTTTTTTGCCTGCGTGGTACGGATGAGGGATGGACTGCCCCTCTCAGCCTCTACTGACTTTTACCACACCCAAGATTTTATGGAATGCAGGAGACGGCTCAAGACGTTAGCCTTGCAGCTGGCCCACTACCCAGGTCGAGGTTCCACAGAAGGTGGTGACTTCCGTATATA tttttcatcTTCAGGGAATGTAGCCTGCATGGCTATCTGCTCCCACCAGTGTCCAGCAGCCATGGTCTTCTGCTTCCTGGAGACCCTATGGTGGGAATTCACAGCTTCCTATGACACCACGTGCATTTGCCTAGCCTCCAGGCCATACGCTTTCCTCGAGTTCG ataGCATCATTCAGAAAATGAAGTGGCATTTTAACCACATCAGTTCCTCTCAGATGGAGAGCAGCTTGGAAAAAGTTCAGGAGGAGCTTGAGATCCAGCCTCCAGTGGTTGTCACTCTGGAGGACACAGACGTGGCAAATGGGGTGGTGAACGGTCACACACCAATGCATTTGGAGCCTG aAATGATTTTCACTAGacacttacttttttttaattgtgaagcTCCTAATTTCCGAATGGAACCAGTGACAGCCCTGGGTATCCTCTCCCTTGTCCTCAACATCATGTGTGCCGCATTGAATCTCATTCGTGGAGTTCACCTTGCAGAACATTCTTTACAG GTTGCCCAGGAGCAAATTGGAAACATTCTggcttttcttattccttttgtAGCCTGCATTTTCCAG TGTTATTTGTACCTGTTCTACAGCCCAGCCAGGACTGTGAAAGTGATGCTAATGCTGCTCTTCATTTGCCTGGGCAACGTGTACCTGCATGGGCTGAGGAACCTCTGGCAAATCCTCTTCCACATAGGAGTGGCTTTTCTGTCTTCATATCAGATACTGACAAGGCAGCTTCAGGAGAAGCAGTCCGATAGTGGAGTGTAA